The following are from one region of the Poecilia reticulata strain Guanapo linkage group LG7, Guppy_female_1.0+MT, whole genome shotgun sequence genome:
- the LOC103467983 gene encoding uncharacterized protein LOC103467983, which translates to MLFSLLLICFLSTAQLQTVADNEIISHLRQTESQAADTGNLSDNQQTCSQDINAVLREMSSSLAGLKVGMEYLQRDNEAKTNELDLLKQQYQEQVTKVRRLEQQNQAQIGELISVKTRTNNTENQVEVLKREREVKQVAFSASLMASGSGHIGPFNTHTPLVFRHVVANIGNAYNPNTGFFIAPVRGAYHFEFHLYGVGHASYPTAAVLVRNGNNIVIAYEHQASYYVNPSNGATLLLETGDVVFLRQWQNSRIYDSENHPTTFSGHLLFTM; encoded by the exons ATGCTTTTCTCATTGTTGTTAATCTGCTTTCTCTCCACAGCTCAGCTTCAAACTGTGGCTGAcaatgaaattatttcacatttaaggCAAACAGAATCACAGGCAGCAGATACAGGAAATCTCTCAGACAACCAACAAACCTGTTCACAGGACATCAATGCAGTGCTGAGAGAGATGAGCTCCTCATTGGCTGGACTGAAGGTTGGTATGGAGTATCTACAGAGAGATAATGAAG CCAAGACAAACGAACTGGACTTGTTAAAACAACAATACCAAG AGCAAGTGACAAAAGTAAGACGTCTTGAGCAGCAGAACCAAG CTCAGATAGGAGAACTGATCAGTGTTAAAACCAGGACAAACAACACTGAAAACCAAGTGGAGGTTctgaagagagaaagagaag TGAAACAAGTGGCTTTCTCAGCTTCCTTGATGGCATCAGGTTCAGGACATATTGGACCATTTAACACACATACACCTCTAGTCTTCAGACATGTTGTTGCAAATATTGGAAATGCCTACAACCCAAACACAG GTTTTTTCATTGCCCCGGTGAGAGGAGCCTATCACTTTGAGTTTCACTTATATGGAGTTGGACATGCATCATATCCAACAGCTGCTGTGTTGGTCAGGAATGGGAACAATATTGTCATCGCATATGAACATCAGGCTTCCTACTATGTTAACCCATCTAATGGTGCCACATTGCTGTTAGAAACTggagatgttgtgtttttgcgtCAGTGGCAAAACTCAAGGATTTATGACAGTGAAAATCATCCCACAACCTTCAGTGGTCACTTGCTTTTCACTATGTGA
- the LOC103468007 gene encoding uncharacterized protein LOC103468007, protein MEMTIFFPALLLICSLSTAQLQAAAAANEIISHLRQTDAGNLSDNQQTFTQDINAVLREMSASLAGLKVEMRYLQRDYEAKTRELELQKDELDKLKQQYQAQAGELSSVKALTNITEDQVEALRREGEVKTKELEVQKKELDKLKEQHQAHAGELLRVQTRANGTETKVEALRREGKVKQVAFSASLMSSGNYGETGPFNTHTPLVFRYVATNIGNAYNPNTGFFTAPVRGAYHFELYIYGHGHASHPPGAVLTKNGEHIVIAYEHQSSGVVKATNGVTLLLEIGDIVFCVSGKTHGFMITKIVTQPSVVTCFSPCEQQAVLIATMNSATYQN, encoded by the exons ATGGAGatgacaatattttttcctGCATTGCTTCTCATCTGCTCTCTCTCCACAGCTCAgctccaagctgctgctgctgccaatgaaattatttcacatttaaggCAAACAGATGCAGGAAATCTCTCTGACAACCAACAAACATTTACACAGGACATCAATGCTGTGCTGAGAGAGATGAGCGCCTCATTGGCTGGACTGAAGGTGGAGATGAGGTACCTACAGAGAGATTATGAAG CTAAAACGAGAGAACTGGAGCTGCAGAAAGATGAATTAGACAAACTGAAACAACAGTACcaag CTCAGGCAGGAGAGCTGAGCAGTGTTAAAGCCCTGACAAACATCACTGAAGATCAAGTGGAGGCTCTGAGAAGAGAAGGAGAAG TTAAGACGAAAGAACTGGAGGTGCAGAAGAAAGAGTTGGACaaactgaaagaacaacaccAAG CTCATGCAGGGGAACTGCTCAGAGTCCAAACCAGGGCAAACGGCACTGAAACCAAAGTGGAGGCTCtgaggagagaaggaaaag TGAAACAAGTGGCTTTCTCAGCTTCCTTGATGTCTTCAGGCAACTATGGAGAAACTGGAccatttaacacacacacacctttggTCTTCAGATATGTTGCTACAAATATAGGAAATGCCTACAACCCAAACACAG GTTTTTTCACAGCTCCAGTGAGAGGAGCCTACCACTTTGAGTTGTATATCTATGGACATGGACATGCTTCACATCCTCCTGGTGCTGTGTTGACCAAGAATGGAGAACATATTGTTATTGCATATGAACATCAGTCCAGTGGTGTTGTTAAAGCCACTAATGGTGTCACATTATTGTTAGAGATTGGAGACATTGTGTTTTGCGTCAGTGGGAAAACTCATGGATTCATGATAACCAAAATCGTCACACAACCTTCAGTGGTCACCTGCTTTTCACCATGTGAGCAGCAAGCTGTGCTGATTGCCACCATGAACTCTGCAACATATCAGAACTAA